From Arachis stenosperma cultivar V10309 chromosome 2, arast.V10309.gnm1.PFL2, whole genome shotgun sequence, one genomic window encodes:
- the LOC130961265 gene encoding BTB/POZ domain-containing protein POB1-like isoform X1, protein MASEADFGFAFNDINFSDRILRIEITDDEPVDERIRRIEITDDGPVDAPPDPDACATIADWVRHRKRRRKDIKKENDVDHAMLPEEQVLNKYQPDADDFLECEKEDDDLVVIVEESPSGDETVDADWNFVRSVKTLHMSSPILAAKSPYFYELFSNKTKQSEQRHVTLKINASEEGALMQLLNFMYSSTLTNTSAPAVLDVLMVADKFKVASCMRHCSSLLRNMPMTADSALLYIDLPSSVEMAETVQPLCDAAKLFLVNKFKDIAKYQEELMTLPLAGIEAVISSDDLQVASEDVVYDFILKWARSRYGKLEERRQVLSNRLSHFIRFPHMSTRKLRKVLTCKDFDYEVASNLVLEALFYKVEVPHRQRSLAAGDSSSLYHRFVERAFKYRPVKVVEFEFPHKQCIVYLDLKREECANLFPSGRVYSQAFHLGGQGFFLSAHCNMDQQSSFHCFGLFLGMQEKGSVGFTVEYEFAVRSKPMEDFGSKYKGSYTFTGGKAVGYRNLFAIPWTSFMAEDCRYFINGVLHLRAELTIRN, encoded by the exons ATGGCCTCTGAAGCCGATTTTGGCTTCGCCTTCAACGACATTAACTTCTCCGACCGTATCCTACGCATTGAGATCACCGACGACGAGCCTGTCGACGAGCGTATCCGCCGCATCGAGATCACAGACGACGGACCTGTCGACGCCCCACCGGACCCCGATGCATGCGCCACCATCGCTGACTGGGTTCGCCACCGCAAGCGCCGCCGCAAGGACATCAAAAAGGAAAACG ATGTGGATCATGCTATGTTGCCAGAGGAACAAGTTTTGAACAAGTATCAACCTGATGCAGATGATTTTTTGGAATGTGAAAAGGAAGACGATGATCTTGTTGTGATTGTTGAAGAATCCCCTTCAG GTGATGAAACCGTTGATGCAGATTGGAATTTTGTTCGCTCTGTGAAAACATTACATATGAGTTCCCCTATCTTGGCTGCTAAAAGTCCCTATTTCTACGAG CTTTTTTCAAATAAGACGAAGCAGTCAGAACAAAGACATGTCACCCTGAAAATTAATGCCTCTG AAGAAGGTGCTCTTATGCAGTTACTGAATTTTATGTATAGTAGTACATTGACCAATACTTCAGCGCCAGCTGTGCTGGATGTGTTGATGGTTGCTGATAAATTTAAAGTTGCATCATGCATGAGACACTGTAGCTCGTTGTTGCGGAATATGCCCATGACAGCTGACTCTGCATTGCTATATATAGATCTTCCTTCTAGTGTCGAAATGGCTGAAACAGTCCAACCATTGTGTGATGCAGCAAAGCTGTTTCTTGTTAATAAATTCAAGGATATAGCCAA GTATCAAGAGGAGCTAATGACCTTGCCATTAGCTGGTATAGAAGCAGTAATTTCTAGTGATGATCTCCAGGTTGCATCTGAAGATGTTGTATATGACTTTATCTTGAAATGGGCTAGAAGTCGCTACGGCAAACTGGAAGAAAGGCGACAAGTCCTGAGTAATCGGCTCTCACATTTTATCCGGTTCCCTCACATGAGCACCCGGAAACTTAGAAAGGTCTTAACGTGTAAGGACTTTGATTATGAGGTTGCATCCAATCTTGTACTTGAGGCCCTTTTTTACAAGGTTGAGGTTCCACACCGCCAACGGTCACTAGCTGCAGGAGATTCTTCCTCATTGTACCATCGTTTTGTTGAGCGGGCATTCAAGTATCGCCCAGTTAAGGTAGTAGAATTTGAATTTCCCCATAAGCAGTGTATTGTATACTTGGACTTGAAGCGGGAGGAATGTGCGAATTTGTTCCCATCCGGCCGGGTGTATTCTCAGGCATTCCATTTAGGCGGACAAGGGTTTTTTCTGTCAGCACATTGCAACATGGATCAACAGAGTTCTTTCCATTGCTTTGGGCTGTTTCTTGGAATGCAGGAAAAGGGTTCAGTTGGCTTTACCGTCGAGTATGAATTTGCGGTGAGGTCTAAACCGATGGAGGATTTCGGAAGCAAATACAAAGGCAGCTATACATTCACAGGAGGAAAGGCTGTTGGCTATAGAAATTTGTTTGCCATTCCATGGACTTCATTCATGGCTGAGGATTGTCGTTACTTCATTAATGGTGTCCTACACCTTAGAGCTGAGCTAACCATCAGAAACTGA
- the LOC130961270 gene encoding eukaryotic translation initiation factor 1A — protein MPKNKGKGGKNRKRGKNEADDEKRELVFKEDGQEYAQVLRMLGNGRCEAMCIDGTKRLCHIRGKMHKKVWIAAGDIILVGLRDYQDDKADVILKYMPDEARLLKAYGELPDGVRLNEGIGGGLDEEDDGTGNDYIEFEDEDIDKI, from the coding sequence ATGCCGAAGAACAAGGGAAAGGGAGGAAAGAACCGCAAGAGAGGAAAGAACGAAGCCGATGACGAGAAGCGCGAGCTTGTTTTCAAAGAAGACGGTCAGGAATACGCTCAGGTTCTCCGCATGCTCGGTAACGGTCGCTGCGAAGCCATGTGCATCGACGGAACCAAGCGTCTCTGCCATATCCGTGGTAAGATGCACAAGAAGGTTTGGATCGCCGCCGGTGACATCATCCTCGTTGGTCTCAGGGATTATCAGGACGATAAGGCTGACGTCATCTTGAAGTACATGCCCGACGAGGCTCGGTTGCTGAAGGCGTACGGTGAGCTTCCCGATGGTGTTAGGCTTAACGAAGGAATCGGTGGTGGCCTTGATGAGGAGGATGATGGTACTGGTAATGATTACATCGAGTTTGAGGATGAGGATATCGATAAGATTTGA
- the LOC130961842 gene encoding probable receptor-like protein kinase At2g47060 isoform X2: MKRGSSNHVFAVENADFPTVNSGDELKETTVNSGDENDAPGYAMSGKLNAKSALHSLGVVLQKLLADHALSSGQQSLFFREDDSDDHDNSDDYLDEYE, from the exons ATGAAGAGAG GATCATCAAATCATGTATTTGCTGTAGAAAATGCTGATTTTCCAACAGTTAACTCTGGGGATGAACTGAAAGAAACTACAGTTAACTCTGGAGATGAAAATGATGCACCAGG ATATGCAATGAGTGGGAAATTGAATGCTAAGAGTGCTCTACATAGCTTGGGTGTTGTCCTTCAGAAGCTTTTGGCAGATCATGCATTATCGAGTGGTCAGCAGAGCCTATTTTTTAGGGAGGACGATTCTGACGATCATGATAACTCGGATGATTATTTAGACGAGTATGAGTAG
- the LOC130961842 gene encoding probable receptor-like protein kinase At2g47060 isoform X1 produces the protein MIFLISIGSSNHVFAVENADFPTVNSGDELKETTVNSGDENDAPGYAMSGKLNAKSALHSLGVVLQKLLADHALSSGQQSLFFREDDSDDHDNSDDYLDEYE, from the exons ATGATATTCTTGATTTCAATAGGATCATCAAATCATGTATTTGCTGTAGAAAATGCTGATTTTCCAACAGTTAACTCTGGGGATGAACTGAAAGAAACTACAGTTAACTCTGGAGATGAAAATGATGCACCAGG ATATGCAATGAGTGGGAAATTGAATGCTAAGAGTGCTCTACATAGCTTGGGTGTTGTCCTTCAGAAGCTTTTGGCAGATCATGCATTATCGAGTGGTCAGCAGAGCCTATTTTTTAGGGAGGACGATTCTGACGATCATGATAACTCGGATGATTATTTAGACGAGTATGAGTAG
- the LOC130961265 gene encoding BTB/POZ domain-containing protein POB1-like isoform X2, translated as MASEADFGFAFNDINFSDRILRIEITDDEPVDERIRRIEITDDGPVDAPPDPDACATIADWVRHRKRRRKDIKKENDVDHAMLPEEQVLNKYQPDADDFLECEKEDDDLVVIVEESPSDWNFVRSVKTLHMSSPILAAKSPYFYELFSNKTKQSEQRHVTLKINASEEGALMQLLNFMYSSTLTNTSAPAVLDVLMVADKFKVASCMRHCSSLLRNMPMTADSALLYIDLPSSVEMAETVQPLCDAAKLFLVNKFKDIAKYQEELMTLPLAGIEAVISSDDLQVASEDVVYDFILKWARSRYGKLEERRQVLSNRLSHFIRFPHMSTRKLRKVLTCKDFDYEVASNLVLEALFYKVEVPHRQRSLAAGDSSSLYHRFVERAFKYRPVKVVEFEFPHKQCIVYLDLKREECANLFPSGRVYSQAFHLGGQGFFLSAHCNMDQQSSFHCFGLFLGMQEKGSVGFTVEYEFAVRSKPMEDFGSKYKGSYTFTGGKAVGYRNLFAIPWTSFMAEDCRYFINGVLHLRAELTIRN; from the exons ATGGCCTCTGAAGCCGATTTTGGCTTCGCCTTCAACGACATTAACTTCTCCGACCGTATCCTACGCATTGAGATCACCGACGACGAGCCTGTCGACGAGCGTATCCGCCGCATCGAGATCACAGACGACGGACCTGTCGACGCCCCACCGGACCCCGATGCATGCGCCACCATCGCTGACTGGGTTCGCCACCGCAAGCGCCGCCGCAAGGACATCAAAAAGGAAAACG ATGTGGATCATGCTATGTTGCCAGAGGAACAAGTTTTGAACAAGTATCAACCTGATGCAGATGATTTTTTGGAATGTGAAAAGGAAGACGATGATCTTGTTGTGATTGTTGAAGAATCCCCTTCAG ATTGGAATTTTGTTCGCTCTGTGAAAACATTACATATGAGTTCCCCTATCTTGGCTGCTAAAAGTCCCTATTTCTACGAG CTTTTTTCAAATAAGACGAAGCAGTCAGAACAAAGACATGTCACCCTGAAAATTAATGCCTCTG AAGAAGGTGCTCTTATGCAGTTACTGAATTTTATGTATAGTAGTACATTGACCAATACTTCAGCGCCAGCTGTGCTGGATGTGTTGATGGTTGCTGATAAATTTAAAGTTGCATCATGCATGAGACACTGTAGCTCGTTGTTGCGGAATATGCCCATGACAGCTGACTCTGCATTGCTATATATAGATCTTCCTTCTAGTGTCGAAATGGCTGAAACAGTCCAACCATTGTGTGATGCAGCAAAGCTGTTTCTTGTTAATAAATTCAAGGATATAGCCAA GTATCAAGAGGAGCTAATGACCTTGCCATTAGCTGGTATAGAAGCAGTAATTTCTAGTGATGATCTCCAGGTTGCATCTGAAGATGTTGTATATGACTTTATCTTGAAATGGGCTAGAAGTCGCTACGGCAAACTGGAAGAAAGGCGACAAGTCCTGAGTAATCGGCTCTCACATTTTATCCGGTTCCCTCACATGAGCACCCGGAAACTTAGAAAGGTCTTAACGTGTAAGGACTTTGATTATGAGGTTGCATCCAATCTTGTACTTGAGGCCCTTTTTTACAAGGTTGAGGTTCCACACCGCCAACGGTCACTAGCTGCAGGAGATTCTTCCTCATTGTACCATCGTTTTGTTGAGCGGGCATTCAAGTATCGCCCAGTTAAGGTAGTAGAATTTGAATTTCCCCATAAGCAGTGTATTGTATACTTGGACTTGAAGCGGGAGGAATGTGCGAATTTGTTCCCATCCGGCCGGGTGTATTCTCAGGCATTCCATTTAGGCGGACAAGGGTTTTTTCTGTCAGCACATTGCAACATGGATCAACAGAGTTCTTTCCATTGCTTTGGGCTGTTTCTTGGAATGCAGGAAAAGGGTTCAGTTGGCTTTACCGTCGAGTATGAATTTGCGGTGAGGTCTAAACCGATGGAGGATTTCGGAAGCAAATACAAAGGCAGCTATACATTCACAGGAGGAAAGGCTGTTGGCTATAGAAATTTGTTTGCCATTCCATGGACTTCATTCATGGCTGAGGATTGTCGTTACTTCATTAATGGTGTCCTACACCTTAGAGCTGAGCTAACCATCAGAAACTGA
- the LOC130961332 gene encoding BTB/POZ domain-containing protein POB1-like, translating to MKDSNSDLFDPVMVMESEWSRGGDAASEADFGFAFNDSNFSDRILRIEIMDDPVDARTDSDACATIADWARHRKRRREDIKKENAVDLALLPEEQVLNGNQPDMDDFAACENQDEEAVAMVEESPSGDEAGTSVDSNWSMDCTSVVRVKTLHISSPILAAKSPFFYKLFSNGMKESEERHVTLRINASEEAALIQLLNFMYSSTLTNTSAPDVLDVLMAADKFQVASCMRYCSRLLRNMPMTPDSALLYLELPSSVLMADAVQPLTDAAKQFLAGRYKDISKYQEEVMALPLAGIEAILSSDDLQVASEDAVYDFVLKWARNQYSKLEERREVLGARLARLIRFPYMTCRKLKKVLTCNDFDHEVASKLVVEALFFKAEAPHRQRSLAAEESASLNRRFVERAYKYRPVKVVEFELPRQQCIVYLDLKREECANLFPSGRVYSQAFHLGGQGFFLSAHCNMDQQSSFHCFGLFLGMQEKGSVSFTVDYEFAARSRPAEEFVSKYKGNYTFTGGKAVGYRNLFAIPWTSFMAEDCLYFINGVLHLRAELTIRH from the exons ATGAAGGATTCGAATTCGGATCTATTCGACCCGGTTATGGTTATGGAGTCAGAGTGGTCTCGCGGCGGCGACGCCGCATCGGAAGCTGATTTTGGGTTCGCCTTCAACGACAGCAACTTCTCCGACCGGATCCTCCGAATTGAGATCATGGACGATCCAGTGGACGCCCGAACAGATTCCGATGCCTGCGCCACCATCGCTGACTGGGCACGCCACCGTAAGCGCCGCCGCGAAGATATCAAAAAGGAGAATG CGGTGGATCTTGCTTTGTTGCCAGAGGAACAAGTTTTGAACGGGAATCAACCTGATATGGATGATTTTGCAGCATGTGAAAATCAAGACGAAGAGGCTGTTGCAATGGTTGAGGAATCCCCTTCAG GTGATGAAGCTGGGACCAGTGTTGATTCAAACTGGAGCATGGATTGCACTTCAGTTGTGAGAGTTAAAACACTGCATATCAGTTCTCCTATTTTGGCTGCTAAAAGCCCCTTCTTCTATAAG CTTTTCTCAAATGGGATGAAGGAATCAGAGGAGAGGCATGTTACCTTAAGAATTAACGCATCTG AAGAGGCAGCTCTCATCCAGTTACTGAATTTTATGTACAGTAGCACTTTGACCAATACTTCAGCACCCGATGTGCTGGATGTGTTGATGGCTGCTGATAAATTTCAAGTTGCGTCATGCATGAGATATTGTAGCAGGTTATTGCGGAATATGCCCATGACACCTGACTCTGCATTGCTCTACCTAGAGCTTCCATCTAGTGTCTTAATGGCTGATGCAGTCCAACCATTGACTGATGCAGCAAAGCAGTTTCTTGCTGGTCGATACAAGGATATAAGCAA ATATCAAGAAGAGGTTATGGCCTTGCCATTAGCTGGAATAGAAGCTATATTGTCTAGTGATGATCTCCAAGTTGCATCTGAAGATGCTGTATATGACTTTGTGTTGAAGTGGGCTCGAAATCAGTACAGCAAACTGGAAGAAAGGCGGGAGGTCCTGGGTGCACGGTTGGCACGTTTGATTCGCTTCCCTTACATGACCTGCCGAAAACTAAAGAAGGTCTTAACCTGTAATGACTTTGATCATGAGGTTGCATCCAAGCTTGTAGTCGAGGCACTATTTTTCAAGGCCGAGGCTCCACACCGGCAACGATCGCTGGCAGCAGAAGAGTCTGCCTCGTTGAACCGCCGTTTTGTTGAGCGAGCATACAAATATCGCCCAGTTAAGGTGGTAGAATTTGAACTTCCCCGTCAGCAGTGTATTGTGTACTTGGATTTGAAGCGGGAGGAATGTGCCAATTTGTTCCCATCCGGCCGGGTTTATTCTCAAGCGTTCCATTTGGGGGGACAAGGGTTTTTCTTGTCAGCACATTGCAACATGGATCAGCAGAGTTCTTTCCATTGCTTTGGGCTGTTCTTGGGAATGCAGGAAAAGGGTTCTGTTAGCTTCACTGTGGACTATGAATTTGCAGCGAGGTCTAGGCCCGCAGAGGAATTTGTTAGCAAGTACAAAGGCAACTACACATTCACAGGAGGAAAGGCCGTCGGGTATAGAAACTTGTTTGCCATTCCGTGGACATCATTCATGGCCGAGGATTGCCTTTATTTCATCAATGGTGTCCTACATCTTAGAGCGGAGCTCACTATCAGACATTGA